ACGTTTTTAACATCTTTATACAAACGATTAATTTCAAACTTACCTTCCAGATGTTGATGCGCCTCGTTTTGTATTTTGACTTCAAATTGTTTCTCTTTTTTATACGCTTGATATAAGCGTTTTGATTTTTCTGATGTTGAGGCACGTCCAACCATATCAATCTCATAATCTGATTTTAAATAGCAAATATTCGCTAATTGGATTGCGACCGGACCAGTGCCTATCATTAATAATTTAGACATCCGTAATACCTACCTTTATAGCTGCTTTTTTATAAAGTGCTATATCAAAAATTTGCTGTGGTCTCATATGTTTATTCACACATTGCCACTTATCTTCCGCTGTTTCTTGTGACGGATAATTAAATATTGCTTTGATGCCATCACCAAAGCGCATTGCAACTACGACATTTTCATTTGTTAAATCATATAATTCTTCTAAAATGCTGTACTTTAAAGGAATTGTCGAGCTGAATATGATATGCGTCACATCTTTGATATCTTTAAGTTCAGATACCTTTTGATCCGTAATTGTTATATCTTCATTTGGTGCTAAGACGTTAACGATTCTGCGCCCTAGGTCAACGGCTTGTGGATCAATATCAATACCGATAACTGAAGCACCTGTTTCTTTTGCTACTTGAATTAACGTCATTGGATATGCACCTGAACCAACTAACAATAATTTGTCATTGCTAGCTATACTACATTGTCCAAACTCTTCATCAATACAATGTTCTATATTGTCAAAGTAACCTGTGGTAGACGCCTGTCCGTCTAATAGACGTCTCGCTCTAATGACTTCCACTTGTTTAACACACTGCGCTGTAATATATTGCAGTGATTTTATTAATTGTGCTTTTTCTTCAACGTCACGCCAAGCATTAAATTGTTGTTCATAAATAGGATTTAAAATAAATTCACTATAGTCATCCATCAATGTTTCTAATGCTTCGATATATTGATCGTCTTGTAATACACGCTCGTAATGCGCTTCAAACTTTTCTAAATATTGTTGTAATATCAATTTGATTTCATTATTAAAGTTATTCATTGTAGGCTCCTTATTCTATATATGCTTTTCCTGTAGCTACAGTTGTAACCTGTCCTTTAATTGAAGTTTGATATCCCAATTGATGACATCGCTTTGATGTCACTAAAATACTGCCCCCTGGCTGATGTACTGTAAAATCTTTGCATGCGTCATTACGTTGATAATTATTAAAAACCCCAATTGATGCTGTACCAGAACCACAGCTATTTTCCCAAATTAAACTTTGAATTTCTGGTATATAGATTAATGGCTGTAAAAATTGACGTTGTTCATCAAAAAGCATCATACCTACTGTTTTATATTTGTGACTCCATTGTTGCTCACGCACAAACGCTTCAACCAAATGTTGAATTTCTGTTGTTACTTGTTTAACTGGAATCACATAATGTACATATGTTTCATAAATAATTTCTATTGCTTTCCATGAATGATTACCCATATTAATTGTTGTTGGCACAACACGATGGGCTTGTGGCATTTGAACTTCATAGTATTGGCAATCATGAATTGCGCATTGCACTAAATCCGAACAGCCAGACACCTTCACCTTAAACTGTTGGTCTTTAAGCAAATGACTTTCCTGCAAATGATGTATATATGACATCGTCGCATTACCGCAAAATTCATTACCGCTCATAACTAAGTGAAAATCATTACCATCATCATTTTGTGTTGATTC
The genomic region above belongs to Staphylococcus aureus and contains:
- the cntL gene encoding D-histidine (S)-2-aminobutanoyltransferase CntL — encoded protein: MNNFNNEIKLILQQYLEKFEAHYERVLQDDQYIEALETLMDDYSEFILNPIYEQQFNAWRDVEEKAQLIKSLQYITAQCVKQVEVIRARRLLDGQASTTGYFDNIEHCIDEEFGQCSIASNDKLLLVGSGAYPMTLIQVAKETGASVIGIDIDPQAVDLGRRIVNVLAPNEDITITDQKVSELKDIKDVTHIIFSSTIPLKYSILEELYDLTNENVVVAMRFGDGIKAIFNYPSQETAEDKWQCVNKHMRPQQIFDIALYKKAAIKVGITDV
- the cntK gene encoding histidine racemase CntK produces the protein MNRQVIEFSKYNPSGNMTILVHSKHDASEYASIANQLMAATHVCCEQVGFIESTQNDDGNDFHLVMSGNEFCGNATMSYIHHLQESHLLKDQQFKVKVSGCSDLVQCAIHDCQYYEVQMPQAHRVVPTTINMGNHSWKAIEIIYETYVHYVIPVKQVTTEIQHLVEAFVREQQWSHKYKTVGMMLFDEQRQFLQPLIYIPEIQSLIWENSCGSGTASIGVFNNYQRNDACKDFTVHQPGGSILVTSKRCHQLGYQTSIKGQVTTVATGKAYIE